The following coding sequences lie in one Chloroflexota bacterium genomic window:
- a CDS encoding transketolase — translation MPDLSKEIRFKHTTLTAQQILDDYILAYRSRQASLMAHREVMLGHAQFGIFGDGKEVPQLAWARAAQPGDWRTGYYRDQTFMLAVGLLTLEGFFAQVYGHADPAYEPATGGRNMNNHFGYPLLNPDGTWRDQTSQVNTVADVSPTGSQMPRLVGLAYASVLYRRLPDLQSLTRFSRNGNEVAWATIGNAAAAEGMFWETVNAVGVLQAPAVISIWDDDYGISVPGKYQITKNNLSAALAGFRREGPGKPGYEIFTVKGWDYPALIDAYHDAAKLAREEHVPSIIHVVELTQPKGHSTSGSHERYKSKERLAWEQEHDCIRKFREWIVAEGIATDAEMDALEKEAQADVLRIQKAAFQSYIAPMREEAQALADILDEMPVSGEKRAALDKIKQELLSKQPVLLRKHIQEAAAKALLVLRDDPNPAKSVLIRWRQHHEEENVRRYGSHLYSPWPSSALHVPEVPPVYSETSPEVPGHQVLNRFFDMAFARDPRVIAFGEDVGYLGGVNQGFKGLQAKYGELRVSDTGIRETTIIGQAIGMAIRGLRPIAEIQYLDYFLYALQITSDDLATMLWRTAGGQMAPVIIRTRGHRLVGVWHSGSLTSSLLDLLRGMHVLVPRDMTRAAGFYNTLLKAESPDPALVIEVLNGYRLKERLPDNLGEFTVPLGVPEVLREGKDVTIVTYGAMCRIVMQAAERLADVGIDAEVIDVQSLLPFDRHGLILESLKKTNRIVFADEDVPGGTTAFMMEQVLEKQGGFEWLDAAPLTIPAKEHRPAYGFDGDHFSKPSVEEVFFKVYRMFHELNPQKYPLFF, via the coding sequence ATGCCTGACCTTAGCAAAGAAATTCGGTTTAAACACACCACTCTCACCGCCCAGCAGATTCTGGATGACTACATTCTGGCCTACCGCAGCCGTCAGGCCAGCCTGATGGCGCACCGTGAGGTAATGTTAGGCCATGCCCAATTCGGCATCTTTGGCGACGGCAAAGAAGTGCCCCAACTCGCGTGGGCGCGCGCCGCGCAGCCCGGCGACTGGCGCACTGGCTATTACCGCGATCAAACTTTCATGCTTGCCGTGGGGTTGCTTACCCTGGAGGGCTTTTTTGCTCAGGTTTACGGCCACGCCGACCCGGCTTACGAGCCGGCCACTGGCGGGCGCAACATGAATAATCATTTTGGCTACCCCTTGCTCAACCCCGATGGCACATGGCGCGACCAGACCAGCCAGGTCAACACGGTGGCCGATGTTTCCCCCACCGGTTCGCAAATGCCCCGCCTGGTCGGCCTGGCCTACGCGTCGGTGCTCTATCGCCGCCTGCCCGACCTGCAATCCCTGACCAGGTTTTCCCGCAATGGCAACGAAGTGGCCTGGGCCACCATCGGCAACGCGGCCGCGGCCGAGGGCATGTTTTGGGAAACCGTCAACGCGGTGGGCGTGCTGCAAGCCCCCGCGGTGATTTCCATTTGGGACGACGACTACGGCATCTCCGTGCCCGGCAAATACCAGATTACCAAAAACAACCTCTCCGCCGCGCTGGCCGGCTTCCGCAGGGAAGGCCCCGGCAAGCCCGGCTACGAAATCTTCACCGTCAAGGGTTGGGATTACCCCGCACTCATCGACGCATATCACGATGCTGCCAAACTCGCGCGGGAAGAGCACGTGCCCAGTATCATCCATGTGGTGGAACTCACCCAACCTAAGGGGCATTCCACCTCGGGCAGCCACGAGCGCTACAAATCCAAAGAGCGCCTCGCGTGGGAGCAGGAGCACGACTGCATTCGCAAATTTCGCGAGTGGATTGTGGCCGAAGGCATTGCCACCGACGCCGAGATGGACGCGCTGGAAAAGGAAGCCCAGGCCGACGTCCTGCGCATTCAGAAAGCCGCGTTCCAATCCTACATTGCGCCTATGCGGGAAGAAGCCCAGGCCCTGGCCGATATTTTGGACGAAATGCCGGTTTCTGGCGAAAAGCGGGCTGCGCTGGACAAAATCAAACAGGAACTGTTGAGCAAGCAGCCCGTGCTGCTGCGCAAGCACATTCAGGAAGCCGCGGCCAAAGCCCTGCTGGTGCTGCGCGATGACCCCAACCCGGCCAAGAGCGTGCTCATCCGCTGGCGGCAGCATCACGAGGAAGAAAACGTCCGCCGTTACGGTTCGCACCTTTACAGCCCGTGGCCTTCCTCGGCGCTGCACGTGCCGGAAGTGCCGCCGGTGTATTCCGAAACCTCGCCCGAAGTGCCCGGCCATCAGGTGCTCAATCGCTTCTTCGACATGGCCTTCGCCCGCGACCCGCGCGTGATTGCTTTCGGCGAAGACGTGGGCTATTTGGGCGGCGTGAACCAGGGCTTCAAGGGCCTGCAGGCGAAATACGGCGAACTGCGGGTTTCCGACACCGGCATCCGAGAAACCACCATCATCGGCCAGGCCATCGGCATGGCGATCCGCGGCCTGCGCCCGATTGCCGAAATCCAGTACCTGGACTACTTCCTCTACGCGCTGCAAATCACCTCGGACGACCTGGCGACCATGCTCTGGCGCACCGCGGGCGGGCAGATGGCGCCGGTCATCATCCGCACCCGGGGCCACCGGCTGGTGGGCGTGTGGCATTCCGGCTCGCTGACTTCCAGCCTGCTCGACCTGCTGCGGGGAATGCACGTTTTGGTGCCGCGCGACATGACCCGCGCGGCAGGCTTCTACAACACCCTGCTGAAAGCCGAAAGCCCCGACCCCGCACTGGTCATCGAAGTGCTCAACGGCTACCGCCTGAAAGAGCGTCTGCCCGACAATTTGGGCGAGTTCACCGTGCCTTTGGGCGTGCCCGAAGTGCTGCGCGAAGGCAAGGATGTCACCATCGTGACTTACGGCGCGATGTGCCGCATCGTGATGCAGGCCGCGGAACGGCTGGCCGACGTGGGCATCGACGCGGAAGTCATCGACGTCCAGTCCTTGCTACCCTTCGACCGCCACGGGCTGATTCTGGAATCGCTGAAGAAGACCAACCGCATCGTTTTTGCCGATGAAGACGTCCCCGGCGGCACCACCGCGTTCATGATGGAGCAGGTGCTGGAAAAGCAGGGTGGGTTCGAGTGGCTGGACGCCGCGCCGTTGACCATCCCGGCCAAGGAACACCGCCCGGCCTACGGTTTCGACGGCGACCACTTCTCCAAGCCCAGCGTGGAAGAGGTATTCTTCAAGGTGTACCGCATGTTTCACGAACTCAACCCGCAGAAATATCCCCTATTCTTCTGA
- the lpdA gene encoding dihydrolipoyl dehydrogenase has protein sequence MALYDVVIIGAGPAGYVSAIRAAQLGLKTAIVDKEWLGGVCLNVGCIPSKALLKNAEIAFTLRKKGKEFGFSFSDLKLDYKAAVKRSRKVSGRLTKGVGFLMKKNKIDVVMGAARVASPTEVVVSTAEGETTLRTANIVVATGARPAMIPGVEADGEKILTYRHAILQERLPKSAIIIGGGPIGVEFATIWNAYGVPVTVVEMLPTLLPAEDPELGTELGKAFAKRGIKVLTGTKVEAIQPTDDGVQVKVQGKKGADTLEAEQVLVAIGFKPNSAGLGLEDLGIRLTPKGAIEIDDRMATNIPGIWAIGDVTGKMMLAHVGSAQGIVCAENIAGVETIKLDYEAMPRAVYTTPQVAAFGLTEAQAKERGYEVKVARFPFQANGKALGLGESSGWAKLVVNAADGELLGAQLVGPEVTELLPELTLARLMEITPAEIARNVHAHPTLSEVLMEAAHVAEGQPIHI, from the coding sequence ATGGCACTTTACGATGTCGTCATCATCGGCGCAGGCCCGGCGGGCTATGTTTCTGCTATTCGGGCCGCGCAGTTGGGTTTGAAAACAGCCATTGTGGATAAAGAATGGCTCGGCGGTGTCTGCCTGAACGTTGGCTGTATCCCGTCCAAAGCCTTGCTCAAGAACGCCGAAATCGCCTTCACCCTGCGCAAGAAGGGCAAGGAATTCGGCTTCTCGTTTTCCGACCTGAAACTGGACTACAAGGCTGCGGTCAAGCGCAGCCGCAAAGTTTCCGGGCGGCTCACCAAAGGTGTGGGCTTCCTGATGAAGAAAAACAAAATCGACGTCGTGATGGGCGCGGCGCGGGTGGCTTCCCCCACCGAAGTGGTGGTGAGCACCGCCGAAGGCGAAACCACCCTGCGCACCGCCAACATCGTAGTCGCCACTGGTGCGCGCCCCGCCATGATTCCGGGCGTGGAAGCCGACGGGGAGAAAATCCTCACCTACCGCCACGCCATCTTGCAGGAGCGCCTGCCGAAATCGGCAATCATCATCGGCGGCGGCCCCATCGGGGTGGAATTTGCCACCATTTGGAATGCTTACGGCGTGCCCGTGACGGTGGTGGAAATGCTGCCCACCCTGCTGCCCGCCGAAGACCCCGAACTGGGCACCGAACTGGGCAAAGCCTTCGCCAAGCGGGGCATCAAAGTGCTCACCGGCACCAAAGTGGAAGCCATCCAGCCCACCGACGACGGCGTGCAGGTGAAAGTGCAGGGCAAGAAAGGCGCTGACACTTTGGAAGCCGAGCAGGTGCTCGTCGCCATCGGCTTCAAGCCCAACAGCGCCGGGCTGGGGCTGGAAGACCTGGGCATTCGCCTGACCCCCAAAGGTGCGATTGAAATTGACGACCGCATGGCAACCAACATCCCCGGCATTTGGGCTATTGGCGATGTGACCGGCAAGATGATGTTAGCCCATGTTGGCTCGGCGCAGGGCATTGTGTGCGCCGAAAACATCGCCGGGGTGGAAACCATCAAACTGGACTACGAAGCCATGCCCCGCGCGGTTTACACCACGCCGCAGGTGGCCGCCTTTGGCCTTACCGAAGCCCAGGCAAAGGAACGCGGCTATGAGGTCAAGGTGGCCCGCTTTCCCTTCCAGGCCAACGGCAAGGCGTTGGGGCTGGGCGAGAGCAGCGGCTGGGCAAAACTGGTGGTCAACGCCGCCGATGGCGAACTGTTAGGCGCGCAACTCGTTGGCCCCGAAGTGACCGAACTGCTGCCCGAACTCACCTTAGCCCGCCTGATGGAGATTACCCCGGCGGAAATTGCCCGCAACGTCCACGCCCACCCCACGCTGAGCGAAGTCCTTATGGAAGCCGCCCACGTGGCCGAAGGCCAGCCTATCCATATCTGA
- the sucB gene encoding 2-oxoglutarate dehydrogenase, E2 component, dihydrolipoamide succinyltransferase → MPVEVRLPKLGEGVVEGTISRWLKQEGETVEELEPLLEVATDKVDTEIPAPASGTVLKILYPEGATVAVDAVIAYIGEPGEAVPEGEPAPAAQSQPAPEPPPPPAPAAQPAAAPTPPPPPPAAAPPPPPPEKYRPGRHPQLGYISPLVAKLANEKGINLAFVKGTGLNGRITKEDVLAYLESGAPAAVPAPQPAAPPPQPAAAPAPVGPPPGAKPAPSPMLPGDTIAPLNRMRKSIAEHMVRSKFTAPHAVTVMEADLSRVAAHRAAHKAEFAQAGVRLTFTAYFIAAAAQALRAFPLVNTSWSEEGLIWHQEVNIGMAVSLDEDGLIVPVIRHADELSLLGIARAVNDLAERARSRKLRPDEISGSTFSVTNHGVTGSLFAAPIINQPNVAIMGTGAIKKRPIVVTDDLGNDSIAIRPMIYLSLSFDHRVVDGAVADMFLGKVVEILENWR, encoded by the coding sequence ATGCCCGTCGAAGTCCGTTTGCCTAAACTTGGTGAAGGTGTGGTCGAAGGCACGATTTCCCGTTGGCTGAAGCAGGAAGGCGAGACGGTCGAAGAATTGGAGCCTTTGCTGGAGGTTGCGACCGACAAGGTGGATACGGAGATTCCCGCCCCGGCGTCGGGCACGGTGCTGAAAATCCTTTACCCGGAAGGCGCCACCGTGGCGGTAGATGCCGTCATTGCCTACATTGGGGAACCCGGCGAAGCCGTGCCCGAAGGCGAACCTGCCCCCGCGGCGCAAAGTCAACCCGCGCCGGAACCCCCACCGCCCCCCGCCCCCGCGGCGCAACCGGCAGCCGCCCCCACACCTCCTCCGCCGCCCCCGGCGGCAGCCCCCCCGCCACCCCCGCCCGAAAAATACCGCCCCGGACGCCACCCCCAACTGGGCTACATTTCGCCTTTAGTGGCCAAACTCGCCAACGAAAAGGGCATCAACCTGGCTTTCGTGAAGGGCACCGGCCTGAACGGGCGCATCACCAAAGAGGATGTGCTGGCTTATCTGGAAAGCGGCGCGCCCGCGGCAGTCCCTGCACCGCAGCCTGCTGCCCCACCACCGCAACCCGCGGCTGCCCCCGCGCCAGTCGGCCCGCCGCCGGGTGCAAAGCCCGCGCCTTCCCCCATGCTGCCTGGCGACACCATCGCACCCCTCAACCGGATGCGCAAGTCCATCGCCGAACACATGGTGCGCTCCAAGTTCACCGCGCCCCATGCCGTCACCGTGATGGAAGCCGACCTCTCCCGCGTGGCCGCCCACCGCGCTGCCCACAAGGCCGAATTTGCCCAGGCGGGCGTGCGCCTGACCTTCACCGCCTACTTCATCGCCGCCGCGGCCCAGGCGCTGCGCGCCTTCCCCCTGGTCAACACCTCGTGGAGCGAGGAAGGGCTGATCTGGCACCAGGAAGTCAACATCGGCATGGCGGTCTCGCTGGACGAAGACGGCCTCATCGTGCCGGTCATCCGCCACGCCGACGAACTTTCGTTGTTAGGCATTGCCCGCGCGGTGAACGACCTGGCCGAGCGCGCCCGCAGCCGCAAACTGCGCCCCGACGAAATCAGCGGCAGCACCTTCAGCGTCACCAACCACGGCGTCACCGGCTCTCTCTTTGCCGCCCCCATCATCAATCAGCCCAACGTCGCCATCATGGGCACCGGCGCCATCAAAAAGCGCCCCATCGTGGTCACCGACGACTTAGGCAACGACAGCATCGCCATCCGCCCGATGATTTACCTCAGCCTGTCCTTCGACCACCGGGTGGTGGATGGCGCGGTGGCCGATATGTTCTTAGGTAAAGTGGTAGAGATTTTGGAGAACTGGCGGTAG